In Streptosporangium album, the following are encoded in one genomic region:
- a CDS encoding amidohydrolase family protein, producing the protein MIDAHHHVWDLSVRDQEWITGPEMAPLRRDFGIGDLPVDAAAITATVLVQTVTVAQETPEFLALAEAHDLVAAVVGWTDLTTPSVGDDLAALLAVPGGRYLRGIRHQVQGEPDPRWLCRDDVRRGLAAVGRAGLVYELLTLPHQLPAAIETVAALPEVDFVLDHCSKPPIASGELEPWASLIRELAARPNVTCKLSGLVTEADWGGWTVGDLRPYAGVVLEAFGPDRVMFGSDWPVCLLAAPYGTVLESARTLTAHLSESERDGVFGGVAARVYGLA; encoded by the coding sequence ATGATCGACGCGCATCACCACGTCTGGGACCTGTCCGTGCGGGACCAGGAGTGGATCACCGGTCCGGAGATGGCCCCGCTGCGGAGGGACTTCGGCATCGGAGACCTGCCGGTGGACGCCGCGGCGATCACGGCCACGGTGCTCGTGCAGACGGTCACGGTGGCGCAGGAGACGCCGGAGTTCCTGGCACTGGCCGAAGCGCACGACCTGGTCGCGGCGGTGGTCGGCTGGACCGACCTGACCACGCCCTCGGTGGGCGACGACCTCGCCGCGCTGCTGGCCGTACCGGGCGGCCGCTACCTGCGTGGCATCCGGCACCAGGTCCAGGGCGAGCCCGACCCGCGCTGGCTCTGCCGCGACGACGTACGGCGCGGCCTGGCGGCCGTCGGGCGGGCCGGGCTCGTCTACGAGCTGCTCACCCTCCCGCACCAGCTGCCCGCCGCGATCGAGACCGTGGCCGCGCTGCCCGAGGTGGACTTCGTGCTGGACCACTGCTCCAAGCCGCCGATCGCCTCGGGGGAGCTGGAACCGTGGGCCTCGCTGATCCGCGAGCTGGCCGCCCGCCCGAACGTCACGTGCAAGCTGTCCGGCCTGGTCACCGAGGCCGACTGGGGCGGCTGGACGGTCGGGGATCTGCGGCCCTACGCCGGCGTGGTGCTGGAGGCCTTCGGGCCCGACCGGGTCATGTTCGGCTCCGACTGGCCCGTCTGCCTGCTGGCCGCGCCGTACGGAACGGTGCTGGAGAGCGCCCGCACGCTCACCGCGCACCTGTCGGAGTCCGAGCGCGACGGGGTGTTCGGCGGGGTGGCCGCCCGCGTCTACGGTCTCGCCTGA
- a CDS encoding PadR family transcriptional regulator: protein MKLDMLRGQLDALILAVLEQGPLHGYAIITTLKSRSGGSLDLPTGTVYPALRRLERAGYVSSDWSTVAGRKRRTYELTAAGHKALAGERATWKAFSGVVGGVLGSD, encoded by the coding sequence ATGAAGCTCGACATGCTCCGCGGGCAACTGGACGCGCTGATCCTGGCGGTGCTGGAGCAGGGGCCGCTGCACGGCTACGCCATCATCACCACCCTCAAGTCACGCAGCGGCGGCTCCCTCGACCTTCCCACCGGCACCGTCTACCCGGCGCTCCGCCGGCTGGAGAGGGCCGGATACGTCAGCAGCGACTGGAGCACCGTCGCCGGACGCAAACGGCGGACCTACGAGCTGACCGCCGCCGGGCACAAGGCCCTCGCCGGCGAACGCGCCACCTGGAAGGCGTTCAGCGGCGTCGTGGGCGGAGTCCTGGGCTCGGACTGA
- a CDS encoding LysR family transcriptional regulator: protein MDLELRHLKIVRAVAEAGSVTKAATHLGLAQPALTAQLKRIERVLGGALFDRDHNGARPTPLGELVLSRAMVLLPAARELQEEAVRFANNGGDIPSYRLGATNGPILGGLVDRLATAWPSSPVSTYTSWSARELTTMVMLGRLDFALIGACGESPPPTAGPVVWLTVGVDPIFVLLNEEHPLAVRKEVALAELSGEQWAGTPGDGCFGDCFATACARAGFTPQTIYETDVATCLHLAAVGRAAVLCKATFQPAPGVAMVPLADAPLHWRQLLGWHPEAPAARVAAAVAEQAKAAHADAVRRSTRYAAWLADNPRFGTAP from the coding sequence ATGGACCTCGAGCTCCGACATCTCAAGATCGTGCGCGCGGTCGCCGAGGCCGGGAGCGTCACCAAGGCGGCCACCCACCTCGGACTGGCCCAGCCTGCGCTGACCGCGCAGCTCAAACGGATAGAACGGGTGCTCGGGGGAGCTCTTTTCGATCGCGACCACAACGGCGCGCGGCCCACGCCTCTCGGGGAGCTGGTGCTGTCCAGGGCGATGGTGCTGCTCCCCGCCGCCCGGGAGCTCCAGGAGGAGGCGGTCCGGTTCGCCAATAACGGCGGGGACATCCCCAGCTACCGGCTGGGCGCCACCAACGGGCCGATCCTGGGCGGGCTGGTGGACCGGCTCGCCACGGCATGGCCGTCGTCCCCGGTGAGCACCTACACCTCCTGGTCCGCCAGGGAGCTGACCACGATGGTCATGCTCGGCCGGCTCGACTTCGCGCTCATCGGCGCCTGCGGGGAGAGCCCGCCCCCGACGGCCGGGCCGGTGGTGTGGCTGACGGTGGGGGTGGACCCGATCTTCGTCCTGCTCAACGAGGAGCACCCGCTGGCCGTCCGCAAGGAGGTGGCACTGGCCGAGCTGTCCGGCGAGCAGTGGGCGGGCACCCCCGGCGACGGCTGTTTCGGCGACTGCTTCGCCACGGCCTGCGCCCGCGCGGGCTTCACGCCCCAGACCATCTACGAGACCGACGTGGCCACCTGCCTGCATCTGGCCGCGGTCGGCCGCGCCGCCGTACTGTGCAAGGCGACCTTCCAGCCGGCCCCGGGCGTGGCGATGGTGCCGCTCGCCGACGCACCGCTGCACTGGCGGCAACTGCTCGGCTGGCATCCGGAGGCGCCCGCCGCGCGGGTCGCGGCGGCGGTCGCCGAGCAGGCCAAGGCCGCCCACGCCGACGCGGTACGGCGCAGCACGCGTTACGCCGCCTGGCTGGCAGACAATCCCCGATTCGGCACCGCTCCCTGA
- a CDS encoding DUF6158 family protein: MTMGIDPAELTEDDMLRELRHLHATRTDTLLHGSGDALANHTMRTEELEQEYLRRHPERDIDPGRLRDGARRR; the protein is encoded by the coding sequence ATGACCATGGGAATCGATCCGGCAGAACTGACAGAGGACGACATGCTCCGCGAGTTGCGGCACCTGCACGCGACCCGGACCGACACGCTCCTGCACGGTTCCGGCGACGCGCTCGCCAACCACACCATGCGCACCGAGGAACTGGAGCAGGAATATCTCCGCCGGCACCCCGAGCGGGACATCGACCCCGGACGGCTGCGCGACGGCGCGCGACGGCGTTAG
- a CDS encoding nuclear transport factor 2 family protein yields MSDTAKLVERYLATWNITDAAERRAEIDALWAEDGRYIDPLVDAAGRDAIDATIAAVQQQFPGLVFTLGGDVDAHHNLARFTWNLGPEGGEAIVVGFDVAVMTEDGRIQTVHGFLDQVPTA; encoded by the coding sequence ATGAGCGACACCGCCAAGCTGGTCGAGCGCTACCTGGCCACCTGGAACATCACCGACGCCGCCGAGCGTCGCGCGGAGATCGACGCCCTCTGGGCCGAGGACGGCCGCTACATCGACCCCCTGGTCGACGCCGCCGGCCGCGACGCGATCGACGCCACCATCGCCGCGGTCCAGCAGCAGTTCCCCGGCCTGGTCTTCACCCTGGGCGGCGACGTCGACGCCCACCACAACCTGGCCCGCTTCACCTGGAACCTCGGCCCTGAGGGCGGCGAGGCCATCGTGGTCGGCTTCGACGTCGCGGTCATGACCGAGGACGGCCGCATCCAGACCGTCCACGGCTTCCTCGACCAGGTCCCCACCGCCTGA
- a CDS encoding pyridoxamine 5'-phosphate oxidase family protein, whose protein sequence is MTFTQAEFDYLASRRLVRLATASPDGVLQNSPTGFSCAPETGTLDIYGRARGRDV, encoded by the coding sequence ATGACGTTCACCCAGGCAGAATTCGACTATCTCGCGAGCCGGCGGCTGGTCCGCCTGGCCACGGCGAGCCCCGACGGCGTGCTGCAGAACAGCCCCACCGGTTTCTCCTGCGCCCCCGAGACCGGCACCCTCGACATCTACGGCCGGGCCAGAGGCCGCGACGTCTGA
- the soxR gene encoding redox-sensitive transcriptional activator SoxR: protein MPKNVEITVGQLASRSGVAVSALHFYESKGLISSRRTVGNQRRFTRDTLRRIAFIRVSQRVGIPLRSIQEALSALPDERTPTREDWAKLSVAWRSELDDRIRQLQRLRDGLTECIGCGCLSLDRCALANPDDVAAARGPGSRLMVVPRRDCAPPSSCAGPDLESPEAVGA from the coding sequence ATGCCCAAGAATGTGGAGATCACCGTGGGGCAGCTGGCCTCGCGCAGCGGGGTCGCCGTCTCGGCCCTGCACTTCTACGAGTCCAAGGGGCTGATCAGCAGCCGCCGTACGGTCGGCAACCAGCGTCGCTTCACCCGTGACACGCTGCGCCGGATCGCCTTCATCAGGGTCTCGCAGCGGGTCGGCATCCCCCTGAGGTCGATCCAGGAGGCCCTGTCCGCCCTGCCCGACGAGCGCACCCCCACCCGCGAGGACTGGGCGAAGCTCTCGGTGGCGTGGCGGAGCGAGCTGGACGACCGGATCAGGCAGCTCCAGCGGCTCCGCGACGGTCTTACCGAGTGCATCGGCTGTGGTTGCCTGTCCCTGGACCGCTGCGCGCTGGCCAACCCCGACGACGTGGCGGCGGCCCGGGGACCCGGCTCGCGTCTGATGGTCGTCCCGCGCCGTGACTGCGCCCCTCCCTCCTCCTGCGCGGGCCCGGACCTGGAGTCTCCGGAGGCGGTGGGGGCATAA
- a CDS encoding sugar phosphate isomerase/epimerase family protein produces the protein MSIKVANAPVNFGIYQVEGAPLDADTMLGVLAEAGYDGVDSGPIGYLGTGAELRERLGRTGMGLAGGWVDLRYEDAGAFAADLAGLDAALAVFASVPVGDGRFAPRPTLACPAHPARFAGGVAPGLPGEAWAGFASRVQQAADRCRDRGLEPVFHHHAGTLVETPDEVERLLELTDVSLCLDTGHLWLAGGDPVAALREWGGRIGQFHLKDASREARDRVRAAGGDLAAAVAGGAFPPLGAGEIDLTAVLGALGGYQGWLVVEQDVPGSGQDLDRILDDQRANRAWLRAHGL, from the coding sequence ATGTCGATCAAGGTCGCGAACGCCCCCGTCAACTTCGGGATCTACCAGGTGGAGGGCGCCCCGCTGGACGCCGACACCATGCTCGGCGTGCTCGCCGAAGCCGGCTACGACGGGGTCGACTCGGGCCCGATCGGCTACCTGGGAACCGGTGCCGAGCTGCGGGAGCGGCTGGGACGGACCGGGATGGGACTGGCCGGCGGCTGGGTGGACCTGCGCTACGAGGACGCCGGCGCCTTCGCGGCCGACCTGGCCGGGCTGGACGCGGCGCTGGCGGTGTTCGCGAGCGTGCCGGTCGGCGACGGGCGGTTCGCGCCCCGGCCCACCCTGGCCTGCCCCGCCCACCCGGCGCGGTTCGCCGGGGGCGTCGCCCCCGGCCTGCCGGGCGAGGCGTGGGCGGGGTTCGCCTCCCGCGTCCAGCAGGCGGCCGACCGCTGCCGCGACCGCGGCCTGGAACCCGTCTTCCACCACCACGCGGGAACGCTTGTGGAGACCCCCGATGAGGTCGAGCGGCTGCTGGAGCTCACCGACGTCTCGCTCTGCCTGGACACCGGCCACCTCTGGCTGGCCGGCGGCGACCCGGTGGCGGCGCTGCGGGAGTGGGGCGGCCGCATCGGCCAGTTCCACCTCAAGGACGCGAGCCGGGAGGCGCGCGACCGGGTGCGGGCGGCCGGCGGCGACCTGGCGGCGGCCGTCGCGGGCGGCGCGTTCCCCCCACTCGGCGCAGGAGAGATCGACCTGACCGCCGTTCTGGGCGCGCTCGGCGGCTACCAGGGCTGGCTGGTCGTCGAGCAGGACGTTCCGGGCTCCGGCCAGGACCTCGACCGGATCCTGGACGACCAGCGCGCCAACCGCGCCTGGCTACGCGCCCACGGCCTCTGA
- a CDS encoding phosphotriesterase family protein, whose amino-acid sequence MPEALLDTIEAPLVRTVTGSCAPSAIDGAVLPREHLRSDMRRAADAGSDPHRWLDEEQEVIRELCGLRQSDRLGLVVELSCIGMGRDAATLARVTAGSRVAVVAGTGFFSGPFTPSCALDADVDALTAHLLTEIEDGLDGTSVRPGVIGEIGIWGQKPTPAEERCVAAAARASLASGLPVATHHRGGLALLEILLGEGLPAHRVSVAGSGTDPATPQRIVERGGYVCLSSLGADRLRQALDLIEAGYAHRLLLSSGLSKVSEIERYGGAGYSHLFRTFLPRLRESGVGEETIRLITHDNPLRWLSHME is encoded by the coding sequence ATGCCCGAGGCTCTCCTCGACACAATCGAGGCTCCCCTTGTCAGGACCGTCACCGGCTCCTGCGCTCCGTCCGCCATCGACGGGGCAGTCCTCCCCCGCGAGCACCTGCGCAGCGACATGCGCAGGGCCGCCGACGCCGGATCCGACCCGCACCGCTGGCTGGACGAGGAGCAGGAGGTCATTCGGGAACTGTGCGGGCTACGCCAGTCCGACAGGCTCGGCCTGGTCGTCGAACTGAGCTGCATCGGCATGGGTCGCGACGCCGCCACGCTGGCCCGGGTCACCGCCGGCAGCCGGGTGGCCGTGGTGGCCGGGACCGGATTCTTCTCCGGCCCCTTCACCCCCTCCTGTGCCCTCGACGCCGACGTGGACGCCCTCACCGCGCACCTGCTGACCGAGATCGAGGACGGGCTGGACGGCACCAGCGTCCGCCCCGGCGTGATCGGTGAGATCGGCATCTGGGGCCAGAAGCCCACACCCGCCGAGGAGCGCTGCGTGGCAGCCGCCGCCAGGGCGTCCCTGGCCTCCGGCCTGCCCGTCGCCACCCATCACCGCGGCGGTCTGGCACTGCTGGAGATCCTGCTCGGCGAGGGCCTGCCCGCCCACCGGGTCAGCGTCGCCGGCTCCGGGACGGACCCGGCGACCCCCCAGAGGATCGTGGAACGCGGGGGCTACGTCTGCCTCTCCTCCCTCGGCGCCGACCGGCTCCGGCAGGCGCTGGACCTCATCGAGGCCGGATACGCGCACCGTCTGCTGCTCAGCAGCGGCCTGTCGAAGGTCTCCGAGATCGAGCGGTACGGCGGAGCCGGCTACAGCCATCTGTTCCGCACCTTCCTGCCCCGGCTGCGCGAGTCCGGGGTCGGCGAGGAGACCATCCGCCTGATCACCCACGACAACCCCCTGCGCTGGCTGAGCCACATGGAGTGA
- a CDS encoding cellulose binding domain-containing protein, which translates to MTQLWSGVHTQTGADVTVKNASWNGNLGSGASTTFGFGGSWTGTNGVPDTVTCTAG; encoded by the coding sequence ATCACCCAGCTCTGGAGCGGCGTCCACACCCAGACCGGCGCCGACGTCACCGTGAAGAACGCGAGCTGGAACGGCAACCTGGGGAGCGGGGCGTCCACGACGTTCGGCTTCGGGGGTAGCTGGACCGGCACCAACGGCGTCCCCGACACCGTCACCTGCACGGCCGGCTGA
- a CDS encoding TIGR02611 family protein, with the protein MAISDEVRKTQAGTERPSETGDADALKDEAARRSGIHGWLDGVRSTRTGRLTLKIVIGFLGAVLVIAGLVMVPFPGPGWLVVFAGLAVLATEFHWAHLLLEFGKRTLSAWTAWLGRQGWPVKILVVLVAAVAAMAIVYYGLKLSFHFDLIAEARKLINR; encoded by the coding sequence GTGGCTATCTCTGATGAGGTGCGGAAAACCCAGGCCGGGACCGAGCGGCCGTCCGAGACCGGGGACGCCGACGCGTTGAAGGACGAGGCGGCGCGGCGATCGGGCATCCACGGCTGGCTTGACGGCGTCAGGTCCACCCGGACGGGCCGTCTCACCCTCAAGATCGTTATTGGCTTCCTCGGTGCCGTGCTGGTCATCGCCGGCCTCGTCATGGTCCCCTTCCCCGGACCGGGCTGGCTGGTGGTCTTCGCCGGCCTCGCCGTGCTCGCCACCGAGTTCCACTGGGCACATTTGCTGCTGGAGTTCGGCAAGCGGACCCTGTCGGCCTGGACGGCCTGGCTCGGCCGCCAGGGCTGGCCGGTCAAGATCCTGGTCGTCCTCGTGGCCGCCGTGGCCGCCATGGCCATCGTCTACTACGGCCTCAAGCTCAGCTTCCACTTCGACCTGATCGCCGAGGCGCGGAAGCTGATCAACCGTTAG
- the cpt gene encoding chloramphenicol phosphotransferase CPT — translation MTTEMIVLNGGSSAGKSGIARCLQAILPDPWLTFGVDTLVQGMPASMRTPGAGIEFAPDGEVIVEPAFRTLEEAWIQGIAAMVRAGARVIVDEVFLGGAASQERWLRALDGLQVLWVGVRCESTVAAGREVARGDRVTGMARSQADTVHHGVAYDLEVDTTRTESMECARIIAARLR, via the coding sequence ATGACGACCGAAATGATCGTTCTCAACGGTGGTTCCAGCGCGGGGAAGTCCGGGATCGCCCGGTGCCTGCAGGCGATCCTGCCGGATCCGTGGCTGACCTTCGGGGTCGACACGCTGGTCCAGGGGATGCCCGCGTCAATGCGGACGCCGGGGGCGGGGATCGAGTTCGCCCCGGACGGTGAGGTGATCGTGGAGCCCGCGTTCCGGACTCTGGAGGAGGCGTGGATCCAGGGGATCGCCGCGATGGTCCGCGCGGGCGCACGCGTCATCGTGGACGAGGTCTTCCTCGGTGGGGCGGCTTCGCAGGAGCGATGGCTGAGGGCGCTTGACGGGCTACAGGTGCTCTGGGTCGGTGTGCGCTGTGAGAGTACGGTCGCCGCGGGCCGCGAGGTCGCGCGGGGCGACCGGGTCACGGGAATGGCGCGGTCGCAGGCGGACACGGTCCACCACGGTGTGGCCTACGACCTGGAGGTGGACACGACCCGCACCGAGTCCATGGAGTGCGCCCGGATCATCGCCGCCCGTCTCAGGTGA